One Suncus etruscus isolate mSunEtr1 chromosome 13, mSunEtr1.pri.cur, whole genome shotgun sequence genomic region harbors:
- the CCDC14 gene encoding coiled-coil domain-containing protein 14 translates to MELADWQKRAEQQIPQNRSRQLSFSPVMKVTWFFNLIVFSLQSLNNLLQNQLEESLKNQELLQNKNEELLKVIENQKDENRKIAGLFKEKDQILLENKQQFDIEMTRMKMELEETLVTMKNSQFKLEATEKENQILGITLRQRDAEVTRLRKLTRTLQSSMAKLLADLSTDHTRCRPGNNLTKSLLNIYDKQPQHDPISTHTSVMSYLNKLETDHTFIPPESLSTVVQEENVEPDRSYAVNALPSKVSQYSDIRSVEEISPPGIVSTPSKENSEACESMTLIGDECNVDNTVYIPFARSTPKKSLTTQLSPQPHMHGASPQLLGNSDLGEKKKPCAAGACSTSKEEAEDALELLSRPHLEDKKLLKKIKEAIGKIPVVGEELGELAACPGPSTCHSSSVQVKGSLASDASFFTSDMNSDWSISSFSTFTSRDEQDFRNGLAALDANIARLQKSLRTGVLDKGTLSTTH, encoded by the exons ATGGAGCTGGCAGACTGGCAGAAAAGGGCAGAACAACAGATCCCACAGAATAGGAGCAGACAGCTCTCCTTCTCCCCTGTAAT GAAAGTTACTTGGTTTTTTAATCTTATAGTGTTTTCTCTTCAATCACTGAACAACTTACTCCAAAATCAATTAGAGGAATCACTGAAGAATCAAGAATTActacagaataaaaatgaagagcTTTTAAAAGTGATTGAAAATCAAAAAGATGAAAACAGAAAGATTGCTGgtttatttaaagagaaagatcaaattttacttgaaaataaacAGCAATTTGACATTGAAATGACAAGAATGAAAATGG aatTGGAGGAAACCTTGGTCACTATGAAAAACTCTCAGTTTAAGTTAGAAGCCACTGAAAAGGAGAACCAGATATTGGGGATAACATTACGACAGCGTGATGCCGAGGTGACTCGACTGAGAAAATTAACCAG AACTTTACAGAGCAGTATGGCAAAACTTCTCGCAGATCTTAGTACGGATCACACACGCTGCAGGCCTGGAAATAATCTGACCAAATCCCTTCTGAACATCTATGATAAACAGCCTCAACATGACCCAATCTCTACTCACACCTCTGTAATGAGCTACCTAAATAAATTAGAAACAGATCACACTTTTATACCTCCCGAGTCACTTTCTACAGTTGTCCAAGAGGAAAACGTGGAACCAGACAGATCTTATGCGGTGAATGCTCTGCCCTCCAAAGTGTCTCAATATAGCGACATCAGGAGTGTAGAGGAAATTTCCCCCCCTGGAATTGTTTCCACCCCTTCCAAAGAGAATTCCGAGGCGTGCGAAAGTATGACTTTAATCGGAGATGAATGTAACGTGGATAATACCGTTTACATTCCCTTTGCGAGAAGCACTCCTAAGAAATCACTCACCACGCAATTATCTCCGCAGCCACACATGCATGGAGCATCACCCCAGCTCTTGGGCAATAGCGaccttggggaaaaaaagaaaccctgcGCAGCTGGGGCCTGTTCCACTTCCAAAGAGGAGGCAGAAGATGCACTCGAACTGCTTTCCAGACCTCATCTAGAGGACAAGAAGCTccttaagaaaataaaggaagctaTTGGCAAGATCCCAGTGGTCGGTGAGGAGCTCGGTGAGCTAGCTGCATGCCCTGGTCCCTCTACTTGTCACAGCAGCAGTGTTCAAGTGAAAGGTAGTTTGGCCTCTGATGCGAGCTTTTTCACTTCTGACATGAATTCTGACTGGAGCATCTCTTCTTTCTCAACGTTCACTTCGCGAGATGAACAAGACTTTCGAAATGGCTTGGCTGCCCTGGATGCCAATATTGCCAGACTGCAGAAGTCCCTGCGGACAGGTGTTTTGGACAAAGGAACTCTGAGTACAACACATTGA